A single region of the Enterobacter cloacae complex sp. R_G8 genome encodes:
- the pflA gene encoding pyruvate formate lyase 1-activating protein, whose product MSIIGRIHSFESCGTVDGPGIRFITFFQGCLMRCLYCHNRDTWDTHGGKEVTVEDLMKEVVTYRHFMNASGGGVTASGGEAILQAEFVRDWFRACHKEGIHTCLDTNGFVRRYDPVIDELLEVTDLVMLDLKQMNDEIHQNLVGVSNHRTLEFAKYISAKGIKTWIRYVVVPGWSDDDDSAHRLGEFTRDMGNVEKIELLPYHELGKHKWVAMGEEYKLDGVKPPKKETMERVKGILEQYGHKVMY is encoded by the coding sequence ATGTCAATTATTGGTCGCATTCACTCCTTTGAATCCTGTGGCACTGTTGATGGCCCGGGCATCCGTTTTATCACCTTTTTCCAGGGCTGCCTGATGCGCTGCCTGTACTGCCACAACCGTGACACATGGGATACGCACGGCGGCAAAGAAGTGACCGTTGAAGATCTGATGAAAGAGGTGGTGACTTACCGCCACTTTATGAATGCGTCCGGCGGGGGCGTCACCGCATCCGGTGGTGAAGCCATTCTTCAGGCGGAATTTGTGCGCGACTGGTTCCGTGCCTGCCACAAAGAGGGCATACACACCTGCCTCGACACGAACGGGTTTGTGCGCCGCTACGATCCGGTCATCGATGAATTGCTTGAAGTCACCGATCTGGTCATGCTCGATCTCAAACAGATGAATGATGAGATCCACCAGAATCTGGTTGGTGTGTCCAATCACCGTACGCTGGAGTTCGCCAAATATATTTCAGCCAAGGGTATCAAAACCTGGATCCGCTATGTCGTCGTTCCTGGCTGGTCTGATGATGATGATTCCGCACATCGCCTGGGCGAATTTACCCGCGATATGGGCAACGTTGAGAAAATTGAGCTTCTGCCCTATCACGAACTGGGTAAACACAAATGGGTGGCGATGGGCGAAGAATATAAGCTTGATGGCGTTAAGCCGCCGAAGAAAGAGACGATGGAGCGCGTGAAAGGTATTCTGGAACAATACGGACACAAGGTCATGTATTAA
- a CDS encoding anti-virulence regulator CigR family protein — MATRRLTTTALAVVLSLTFATAPVMANPGNGNGGGGHGNSGGQGNGGNHGNGNSGNHGNGKSDTHGNKKSGQDNPGKSNKSVSDDVDARVSFDHARHLALNYGLTGYESLPPGIAKNLARGKPLPPGIAKKTVPADMLGQLPSYPGYEWRVVGDDLVLVALSTAIVTSVINGVFK, encoded by the coding sequence ATGGCTACACGTCGTTTAACCACTACCGCACTGGCAGTAGTGTTGTCTTTAACGTTTGCTACAGCACCGGTCATGGCTAACCCTGGAAACGGGAATGGCGGTGGTGGTCACGGTAACAGTGGCGGACAAGGTAATGGCGGTAATCACGGCAACGGGAATTCCGGCAATCATGGCAACGGTAAGTCCGATACCCATGGCAATAAAAAAAGTGGTCAGGATAACCCGGGTAAATCGAATAAAAGCGTCAGTGATGATGTTGATGCTCGCGTGAGCTTCGATCATGCTCGTCATCTGGCATTGAACTATGGATTAACGGGGTATGAATCCCTGCCGCCGGGCATTGCTAAAAACCTCGCGCGCGGTAAACCACTGCCTCCAGGTATTGCGAAGAAAACCGTGCCAGCCGACATGTTGGGCCAGCTTCCTTCCTATCCTGGCTATGAATGGCGTGTGGTCGGTGACGATCTGGTTCTGGTCGCGCTGAGTACTGCGATTGTGACTTCCGTAATTAACGGCGTCTTTAAATAA
- a CDS encoding MFS transporter, with protein sequence MTTYTRPVLLLLCGLLLLTLAIAVLNTLVPLWLAHENLPTWQVGMVSSSFFTGNLLGTLMTGSLIKRVGFNRSYYLASLIFAAGCAGLGLMVGFWSWMAWRFIAGVGCAMIWVVVESALMCSGTSRNRGRLLAAYMMVYYVGTVLGQLMVSKLPTDLMSVLPWVTGMVLAAILPLLFTRIVNQNSEHQEATHVWPMLRLRQARLGVNGCIISGIVLGSLYGLMPLYLNHQGVSDSGIGFWMAVMVSAGIVGQWPIGRLADRFGRLLVLRVQVFVVIMGCLAMLSNAAMAPALFILGAAGFTLYPVAMAWACEKVEHHQLVAMNQALLLSYTIGSLLGPTFTAMLMQNYSDNLLFIMIASVSFIYLLMLLRKAGEHPTPVAHA encoded by the coding sequence ATGACCACCTATACCCGGCCAGTGCTTCTGTTGCTCTGTGGCCTCCTTCTGCTGACCCTGGCGATCGCAGTGTTAAATACGCTCGTCCCGCTATGGCTCGCCCATGAAAACTTACCGACCTGGCAGGTGGGTATGGTCAGCTCGTCCTTTTTCACGGGGAACCTGCTGGGCACCCTGATGACGGGAAGTCTGATTAAGCGCGTTGGCTTTAACCGCAGCTATTATCTGGCCTCGCTGATTTTCGCTGCCGGATGTGCCGGGCTGGGCCTGATGGTCGGCTTCTGGAGCTGGATGGCATGGCGCTTTATTGCTGGCGTAGGCTGCGCGATGATTTGGGTTGTGGTCGAAAGTGCGTTGATGTGCAGCGGTACCTCACGCAACCGGGGACGTCTGCTGGCAGCGTATATGATGGTCTATTACGTCGGAACCGTGCTTGGGCAATTGATGGTCAGCAAACTGCCGACCGACCTGATGAGCGTTCTGCCGTGGGTCACGGGCATGGTGCTGGCGGCGATCCTGCCGCTGCTCTTTACACGCATTGTGAATCAGAACAGTGAACATCAGGAAGCGACCCACGTCTGGCCGATGCTGAGACTGCGTCAGGCGCGTTTGGGCGTGAACGGCTGCATCATCTCCGGGATTGTACTGGGTTCACTTTATGGCTTGATGCCGCTCTATCTGAACCACCAGGGCGTCAGTGATTCCGGGATCGGCTTCTGGATGGCGGTAATGGTCAGCGCGGGCATCGTCGGACAGTGGCCGATTGGCCGTCTGGCAGACCGTTTTGGGCGCCTGCTGGTGTTGCGCGTCCAGGTCTTCGTGGTGATTATGGGCTGCCTTGCCATGCTCAGTAATGCCGCGATGGCGCCTGCGCTGTTTATTCTGGGGGCGGCAGGTTTCACTCTTTATCCGGTCGCGATGGCGTGGGCCTGTGAAAAAGTTGAACATCACCAGCTGGTGGCGATGAACCAGGCGTTGCTTTTAAGCTATACCATTGGCAGTTTGCTGGGGCCGACATTTACCGCGATGCTGATGCAGAATTATTCCGACAATTTGTTGTTTATCATGATTGCCAGCGTGTCGTTTATTTATCTTTTAATGTTACTGCGAAAAGCGGGCGAACATCCCACGCCAGTGGCACATGCCTGA
- a CDS encoding dimethyl sulfoxide reductase anchor subunit family protein, whose product MGSGWHEWPLMIFTVFGQCVVGGFIVLALALMKGDLKAEQQQRVVLSMFGLWVLMGIGFIASTLHLGSPMRAFNSLNRVGASSLSNEIASGAIFFAVGGLGWLLTALKKLPAGLRNVWLVVTMVLGVVFVWMMVRVYNTIDTVPTWYSVWTPLSFFLTMFIGGPLLGYLLLRVAGVDGWAMRLLPAVSLLALVVSAMVALMQGAELATIHSSIQQASALVPDYGSLMAWRVVLLVAALVFWIAPQLKGYQPALPLLSLAFVLVLAGELIGRGVFYGLHMTVGMAIAS is encoded by the coding sequence ATGGGAAGTGGATGGCATGAATGGCCGCTGATGATCTTCACGGTCTTTGGGCAGTGTGTGGTGGGCGGCTTTATTGTGCTCGCTCTGGCGTTAATGAAAGGCGATCTGAAGGCTGAACAGCAGCAGCGTGTGGTGCTGAGTATGTTTGGACTGTGGGTGCTGATGGGGATCGGTTTTATTGCCTCTACGCTGCACCTCGGCTCGCCAATGCGCGCATTCAACTCGCTCAATCGCGTGGGGGCGTCTTCGCTCAGTAACGAAATTGCCAGCGGGGCGATCTTCTTTGCTGTCGGCGGGCTAGGTTGGCTGCTGACAGCCCTGAAAAAGCTTCCTGCGGGGCTGCGCAACGTGTGGCTGGTGGTCACGATGGTGCTGGGTGTGGTCTTCGTGTGGATGATGGTGCGGGTTTACAACACTATTGATACCGTTCCCACCTGGTATAGCGTCTGGACGCCACTGAGTTTCTTCCTGACGATGTTTATCGGTGGGCCGCTGCTGGGCTACCTGCTGCTGCGCGTGGCGGGTGTGGACGGCTGGGCGATGCGCCTTCTGCCAGCCGTTTCGCTGCTGGCGCTGGTAGTCAGCGCAATGGTTGCCCTGATGCAGGGCGCTGAGCTGGCAACCATTCACAGCTCCATTCAGCAGGCCTCAGCCCTGGTGCCAGATTACGGTTCTCTGATGGCCTGGCGTGTCGTCCTGCTGGTAGCGGCGTTGGTATTCTGGATTGCTCCTCAGCTTAAAGGTTATCAGCCTGCGCTACCGCTGTTGTCGCTGGCCTTTGTGCTGGTGCTGGCAGGGGAGTTGATTGGGCGCGGTGTGTTTTACGGTCTGCATATGACCGTTGGTATGGCTATCGCCAGCTGA
- the dmsB gene encoding dimethylsulfoxide reductase iron-sulfur subunit DmsB, with the protein MTTQYGFFIDSSRCTGCKTCELACKDYKDLTPDVSFRRIYEYAGGDWQEDNGVWHQNVFAYYLSIACNHCEDPACTKVCPSGAMHKRDDGFVVVDEDVCIGCRYCHMACPYGAPQYNAAKGHMTKCDGCHDRVADGKKPICVESCPLRALDFGPIDELRKKHGQLAAVAPLPSAHFTKPSIVIKPNANSRPTGDTTGYLANPKEV; encoded by the coding sequence ATGACAACCCAGTATGGATTTTTTATTGATTCCAGCCGTTGTACCGGGTGCAAAACCTGCGAGCTGGCCTGCAAGGATTACAAAGACCTGACCCCGGACGTCAGCTTCCGCCGGATCTACGAATACGCGGGCGGCGACTGGCAGGAGGATAACGGCGTCTGGCATCAGAACGTCTTTGCCTATTACCTGTCGATTGCCTGTAACCATTGTGAAGACCCGGCCTGCACCAAAGTGTGTCCGAGCGGGGCGATGCACAAGCGTGACGACGGGTTTGTGGTGGTGGATGAGGATGTCTGCATTGGCTGCCGCTACTGCCATATGGCCTGTCCGTACGGTGCGCCGCAGTACAACGCCGCGAAAGGCCACATGACCAAGTGCGACGGCTGCCACGACCGCGTCGCCGACGGCAAAAAGCCGATTTGCGTGGAGTCCTGTCCGCTGCGGGCGCTGGACTTCGGTCCGATTGACGAGCTGCGTAAAAAACACGGCCAGCTTGCGGCCGTCGCGCCGCTGCCGTCCGCGCACTTCACGAAGCCGAGCATTGTGATTAAACCTAACGCCAACAGCCGCCCGACGGGAGATACCACCGGCTATCTGGCAAACCCGAAGGAGGTGTGA
- the dmsA gene encoding dimethylsulfoxide reductase subunit A: protein MKIKAPEALMAAEVTRRGLMKTTAIGGLAVASSAFTLPFTRLASAADALSPATAPENVVWSACTVNCGSRCPLRMHVVDGEIKYVETDNTGDDNYDGLHQVRACLRGRSMRRRVYNPDRLKYPMKRVGKRGEGKFERISWDEAYEIIASNMQRLIKEYGNESIYLNYGTGTLGGTLTRSWPPGKTLVARLMNCCGGYLNHYGDYSSAQIAAGLNYTYGGWADGNSPSDIENSKLVVLFGNNPGETRMSGGGVTYYLEQARAKSNARMIIIDPRYTDTGAGQEDEWIPIRPGTDAALVSALAWVMITENLVDQPFLDKYCVGYDEKTLPASAPANGHYKAYILGQGSDGVAKTPEWASTITGIPAERIVQLAREIGSAKPAYISQGWGPQRHANGEIATRAISMLSILTGNVGIHGGNTGAREGSYSLPFERMPTLENPVQTSISMFMWTDAIERGPEMTALRDGVRGKDKLDVPIKMIWNYAGNCLINQHSEINRTHEILQDDKKCEMIVVIDCHMTSSAKYADILLPDCTASEQMDFALDASCGNMSYVIFTDQAIKPRFECKTIYEMTSELAKRLGVEQQFTEGRTQEEWMRHLHELSRKAIPDLPDFDTFRKQGIYKQRDPQGHHVAYKAFRDDPQANPLTTPSGKIEIYSEALANIAATWELPEGDVIDPLPIYTPGFENYNDPLTAKFPLQLTGFHYKARVHSTYGNVDVLKAACRQEMWINPMDAKARGISNGDRVRIFNGRGEVHIEAKVTPRMMPGVVALGEGAWYSPDANRIDQAGSINVLTTQRPSPLAKGNPSHTNLVQVEKV from the coding sequence ATGAAAATCAAAGCGCCTGAAGCGTTAATGGCTGCCGAGGTCACTCGCCGTGGGTTGATGAAAACCACGGCAATTGGCGGTCTCGCCGTTGCCAGCAGTGCCTTCACTCTCCCTTTTACCCGACTGGCGTCGGCGGCGGATGCATTGTCCCCGGCTACAGCCCCGGAAAATGTGGTGTGGAGTGCCTGTACCGTAAACTGTGGTAGCCGTTGTCCATTACGGATGCATGTGGTGGATGGCGAAATTAAATACGTCGAAACCGACAACACCGGTGACGATAACTACGACGGGCTGCATCAGGTTCGCGCCTGTCTGCGTGGCCGCTCAATGCGCCGCCGGGTTTATAACCCAGACCGTCTGAAGTACCCGATGAAACGCGTCGGTAAGCGCGGGGAAGGGAAGTTCGAGCGCATCAGCTGGGATGAAGCCTACGAGATCATCGCCAGCAATATGCAGCGTCTGATAAAAGAGTACGGCAACGAATCCATCTACCTGAACTATGGCACCGGAACGCTCGGGGGAACGCTGACCCGCTCATGGCCACCAGGCAAAACGCTGGTGGCGCGTCTGATGAACTGCTGCGGCGGTTATCTCAATCACTACGGCGATTACTCTTCTGCGCAGATTGCTGCAGGCCTGAACTACACCTACGGTGGCTGGGCAGACGGTAACAGTCCCTCCGATATCGAAAACAGTAAACTGGTGGTGCTTTTCGGAAACAACCCCGGTGAAACGCGCATGAGCGGCGGTGGGGTAACCTATTACCTCGAGCAGGCTCGTGCCAAATCTAACGCCCGTATGATCATTATCGATCCGCGTTATACCGATACAGGCGCAGGCCAGGAAGATGAGTGGATCCCTATTCGTCCGGGTACCGATGCGGCACTGGTCAGCGCGCTGGCGTGGGTCATGATTACCGAGAACCTTGTCGATCAGCCGTTCCTCGATAAATACTGCGTCGGTTATGACGAGAAAACCCTGCCCGCCAGTGCACCTGCCAATGGGCATTACAAGGCGTATATTCTGGGCCAGGGCAGTGACGGCGTGGCGAAGACCCCGGAGTGGGCATCCACCATCACCGGGATACCGGCGGAACGTATTGTCCAGCTGGCGCGTGAAATCGGTTCAGCGAAACCGGCCTATATCAGCCAGGGCTGGGGGCCGCAGCGCCACGCGAATGGCGAAATCGCCACCCGTGCTATTTCCATGCTCTCCATTCTGACCGGTAACGTGGGTATTCACGGTGGGAATACCGGCGCGCGTGAAGGTTCGTATTCGCTGCCGTTTGAACGGATGCCAACCCTGGAAAACCCGGTTCAGACCAGCATCTCCATGTTTATGTGGACCGACGCCATTGAGCGTGGCCCGGAGATGACCGCCCTGCGCGATGGCGTACGGGGTAAAGACAAGCTGGATGTGCCGATCAAGATGATCTGGAACTACGCCGGTAACTGTCTTATTAACCAGCACTCAGAAATCAACCGCACCCATGAAATCCTGCAGGATGACAAGAAGTGCGAGATGATTGTGGTGATCGACTGCCACATGACCTCATCGGCGAAATATGCGGATATTCTGCTGCCGGATTGCACCGCCTCTGAGCAGATGGATTTCGCGCTGGATGCCTCCTGCGGCAACATGTCTTACGTGATCTTTACCGACCAGGCCATCAAACCGCGTTTCGAGTGCAAAACTATCTATGAGATGACCTCTGAGCTGGCGAAACGTCTTGGCGTCGAACAACAGTTCACCGAGGGCCGTACTCAGGAAGAGTGGATGCGTCATTTGCATGAACTTTCCCGTAAAGCGATCCCTGACCTGCCGGACTTCGATACCTTCCGCAAGCAGGGCATCTATAAACAGCGCGATCCGCAAGGGCATCACGTGGCGTACAAAGCCTTCCGAGACGATCCGCAGGCGAATCCGCTGACCACGCCATCGGGCAAAATCGAGATTTACTCCGAAGCGCTGGCGAACATTGCCGCGACCTGGGAATTGCCGGAAGGGGATGTTATCGATCCACTGCCGATCTACACGCCAGGGTTTGAAAACTATAACGATCCGCTGACCGCGAAATTCCCGCTACAACTGACCGGTTTCCACTATAAAGCGCGTGTTCACTCCACCTACGGCAACGTTGATGTGCTGAAAGCCGCCTGCCGCCAGGAGATGTGGATAAACCCGATGGATGCGAAAGCGCGCGGCATCAGCAATGGCGATCGCGTGCGTATCTTTAACGGTCGTGGCGAGGTGCATATTGAAGCCAAAGTGACGCCGCGCATGATGCCTGGCGTTGTCGCGCTGGGAGAGGGCGCCTGGTACAGCCCGGATGCAAACCGCATCGACCAGGCGGGCAGTATTAACGTACTGACCACGCAGCGCCCGTCGCCACTGGCGAAAGGCAACCCGTCCCACACAAACCTTGTTCAGGTTGAGAAGGTGTAA
- the serS gene encoding serine--tRNA ligase, with product MLDPNLLRNEPDAVAEKLARRGFKLDVDKLRALEERRKVLQVQTENLQAERNSRSKSIGQAKARGEDIEPLRLEVNKLGEELDQAKAELDVLQAEIRDIALAIPNIPDDSVPVGKDENDNVEVKRWGTPRKFDFEVRDHVTLGEMHAGLDFAAAVKLTGSRFVVMKGQIAHLHRALAQFMLDLHTEQHGYSETYVPYLVNHDTLYGTGQLPKFAGDLFHTRPLDEEADSSNYALIPTAEVPLTNLVRDEIIDEDDLPIKLTAHSPCFRSEAGSYGRDTRGLIRMHQFDKVEMVQIVRPEESMDALEEMTGHAEKVLELLGLPYRRMALCTGDMGFGACKTFDLEVWVPAQNTYREISSCSNVWDFQARRMQARCRSKSDKKTRLVHTLNGSGLAVGRTLVAVLENYQQADGRIEIPEVLRPYMKGQQYIG from the coding sequence ATGCTCGATCCCAATCTGCTGCGTAATGAGCCAGACGCAGTCGCTGAAAAACTGGCACGCCGGGGCTTTAAGCTGGATGTAGATAAGCTGCGCGCTCTTGAAGAGCGTCGTAAAGTTCTGCAGGTACAAACTGAAAATCTGCAGGCAGAGCGTAACTCTCGATCGAAGTCCATCGGCCAGGCGAAAGCGCGCGGGGAAGACATTGAGCCATTACGCCTGGAAGTGAACAAACTGGGTGAAGAGCTGGACCAGGCGAAAGCTGAGCTGGATGTTCTTCAGGCCGAAATTCGTGATATCGCCCTGGCTATCCCGAACATTCCTGACGACAGCGTTCCTGTCGGTAAAGACGAAAATGACAACGTTGAAGTGAAGCGCTGGGGGACACCTCGCAAATTCGACTTCGAGGTTCGCGATCACGTTACTCTGGGCGAAATGCACGCGGGCCTGGACTTTGCGGCAGCCGTGAAGCTGACTGGTTCTCGCTTCGTGGTGATGAAAGGTCAGATTGCCCATCTGCACCGTGCGCTGGCACAGTTCATGCTGGATCTGCACACTGAGCAGCACGGTTACAGCGAAACCTACGTTCCGTATCTGGTTAACCACGATACCCTGTACGGTACCGGACAACTGCCGAAATTTGCCGGCGATCTGTTCCACACCCGTCCGCTGGATGAGGAAGCCGACAGCAGCAACTACGCGCTGATCCCAACCGCGGAAGTGCCGCTGACCAACCTCGTGCGTGATGAGATCATCGACGAAGACGACCTGCCAATCAAACTGACGGCGCACTCTCCGTGCTTCCGCTCTGAAGCGGGTTCTTACGGCCGTGACACGCGTGGTCTGATCCGTATGCACCAGTTCGATAAAGTTGAGATGGTACAGATCGTTCGTCCGGAAGAGTCCATGGACGCGCTGGAAGAGATGACCGGCCACGCGGAGAAAGTGTTGGAGCTGCTCGGCCTGCCGTACCGTCGTATGGCGCTGTGCACCGGTGATATGGGCTTTGGCGCCTGCAAAACCTTCGATCTGGAAGTGTGGGTACCTGCGCAGAACACCTACCGTGAAATCTCCTCCTGCTCTAACGTCTGGGATTTCCAGGCGCGTCGTATGCAGGCACGCTGCCGCAGCAAGTCTGACAAGAAAACCCGTCTGGTGCATACCCTGAACGGCTCTGGTCTGGCTGTCGGTCGTACGTTGGTTGCCGTGCTGGAAAACTACCAGCAGGCGGACGGACGTATTGAGATCCCTGAAGTGCTGCGCCCGTACATGAAAGGCCAGCAGTACATCGGCTAA
- the rarA gene encoding replication-associated recombination protein RarA gives MGNLSLDFSDNAFQPLAARMRPENLAQYIGQQHLLAAGKPLPRAIEAGHLHSMILWGPPGTGKTTLAEVIARYANADVERISAVTSGVKEIREAIERARQNRNAGRRTILFVDEVHRFNKSQQDAFLPHIEDGTIFFIGATTENPSFELNSALLSRARVYLLKSLTTEDIEKVLIQAMEDKARGYGGQDIILPDDTRRAIAELVNGDARRALNTLEMMADMAEVDDAGKRVLKPELLTEIAGERSARFDNKGDRFYDLISALHKSVRGSAPDAALYWYARIITAGGDPLYVARRCLAIASEDVGNADPRAMQVALSAWDCFTRVGPAEGERAIAQAIVYLACAPKSNAVYTAFKAAMSDARERPDYDVPVHLRNAPTKLMKEMGYGQEYRYAHDEPNAYAAGEEYFPQEMAQTRYYHPTNRGLEGKIGEKLAWLAGQDQNSPIKRYR, from the coding sequence GTGGGCAACCTGTCGCTCGATTTTTCGGATAATGCGTTTCAACCTCTGGCCGCGCGTATGCGGCCAGAAAATTTAGCTCAGTATATTGGCCAGCAGCACCTGCTGGCTGCGGGGAAGCCGTTGCCGCGAGCCATAGAGGCCGGGCATCTGCACTCGATGATCCTCTGGGGACCACCCGGTACCGGTAAAACCACGCTTGCTGAAGTGATTGCCCGCTACGCTAACGCGGACGTTGAGCGCATCTCGGCCGTCACATCCGGTGTGAAGGAGATCCGTGAGGCGATCGAGCGCGCGCGGCAGAACCGTAACGCCGGTCGACGAACCATCCTCTTTGTGGACGAAGTCCACCGCTTTAATAAAAGTCAGCAGGATGCGTTCCTGCCGCACATCGAAGACGGCACCATCTTCTTCATCGGTGCCACCACCGAAAACCCGTCGTTTGAACTCAACTCGGCACTGCTTTCCCGGGCGCGCGTCTACCTGCTCAAATCGCTGACCACCGAGGATATTGAAAAAGTCCTCATTCAGGCGATGGAGGATAAAGCGCGCGGCTATGGCGGGCAGGATATTATCCTGCCAGACGACACGCGTCGGGCCATTGCTGAGCTGGTCAACGGCGATGCGCGGCGGGCGCTGAATACCCTGGAAATGATGGCCGATATGGCCGAAGTCGACGACGCCGGCAAACGGGTGTTAAAACCGGAACTGTTGACCGAAATTGCCGGTGAGCGTAGCGCGCGTTTTGATAACAAAGGCGATCGCTTTTACGATCTGATTTCGGCGCTGCATAAGTCTGTACGTGGCAGCGCGCCGGATGCCGCGCTTTACTGGTACGCACGCATTATCACTGCCGGTGGCGATCCGTTGTACGTGGCGCGTCGCTGTCTGGCGATTGCCTCAGAAGATGTTGGCAATGCCGATCCGCGCGCCATGCAGGTGGCGCTTTCGGCCTGGGACTGCTTTACCCGCGTCGGGCCAGCAGAAGGTGAGCGTGCCATTGCTCAGGCGATTGTCTATCTGGCCTGCGCGCCGAAAAGCAATGCCGTCTATACCGCGTTCAAAGCGGCCATGTCGGATGCACGTGAACGACCGGACTACGATGTGCCGGTGCATCTGCGTAATGCACCAACGAAGCTGATGAAAGAGATGGGGTACGGGCAGGAGTATCGTTACGCCCACGATGAACCCAATGCATACGCGGCCGGGGAGGAGTATTTCCCGCAGGAAATGGCACAAACCCGCTATTATCACCCCACAAACAGAGGTCTTGAAGGCAAGATTGGCGAAAAGCTCGCCTGGCTCGCCGGACAGGATCAAAATAGCCCTATAAAACGCTACCGTTAG
- the lolA gene encoding outer membrane lipoprotein chaperone LolA codes for MKKIAIACALLTSFVASSVWADAASDLKSRLDKVSSFHASFTQKVTDGSGNAVQEGQGDLWVKRPNLFNWHMTQPDESILVSDGKTLWFFNPFVEQATATWLKDATSNTPFMLIARNQASDWQQYNIKQNGDEFVLTPKGSNGNLKQFTINVSSNGTINQFGAVEQDDQCSSYQLKSQQNGAVDASKFTFTPPQGVTVDDQRK; via the coding sequence ATGAAAAAAATCGCAATCGCCTGTGCATTACTCACCAGTTTTGTCGCCAGCAGCGTCTGGGCTGATGCGGCCAGCGACCTTAAAAGCCGCCTGGATAAAGTGAGCAGCTTCCACGCCAGCTTCACGCAAAAAGTGACTGACGGCAGCGGTAATGCGGTGCAGGAAGGTCAGGGCGATCTGTGGGTAAAACGCCCAAATCTTTTCAACTGGCATATGACTCAGCCGGATGAGAGCATCCTGGTGTCTGACGGTAAAACCCTGTGGTTCTTCAACCCGTTTGTTGAGCAGGCAACCGCCACCTGGCTGAAAGATGCGACCAGCAATACGCCTTTTATGCTGATTGCCCGCAACCAGGCCAGCGACTGGCAGCAATATAATATTAAGCAGAACGGTGATGAGTTTGTCCTGACGCCGAAAGGCAGTAACGGCAACCTGAAGCAGTTCACTATTAATGTGAGCTCCAACGGTACCATCAATCAGTTCGGCGCTGTTGAGCAGGACGATCAGTGCAGCAGCTATCAGCTCAAATCCCAGCAAAATGGCGCTGTCGATGCATCAAAATTCACCTTTACCCCGCCGCAGGGCGTAACGGTGGACGACCAACGTAAGTAA